A window from Malaclemys terrapin pileata isolate rMalTer1 chromosome 18, rMalTer1.hap1, whole genome shotgun sequence encodes these proteins:
- the RSKR gene encoding ribosomal protein S6 kinase-related protein isoform X1 codes for MGPFHTAGFCALPQSWLQPGQGLMLLLALQGGGFATEVSWVRSWKRVLAGIGVTVSGLERNLATRRRLQQRRGPGEKLPRLGEKVVTGWPVPQFVSLFLPEFPIRPTLGQPQLKILGFVAKGSFGTVLKVLDCGREKVFAMKVVPKVEVLRRDTLKQCKEEVSIQRQVSHPFVHCLGDSWQGQRHLFIMCTYCSTGDLHTLWASSGRFAEATIRLFAAELVLALSYLHDLGIVHRDVKMENILLDERGHLKLTDFGLSRHLRRGERAYTICGTLQYMAPEVLSGGPYSHSADWWSLGILLFTLATGKFPVPPERDHLAMLASVNRCSYESPGSLSRGLSLLLSELLCRNPLRRLRYLHHFKSHLFFRGVTFDAELLQKHPVDVVVAARQAEAAALESSVTFTDFDCDLLAWLRQS; via the exons ATGGGCCCGTTCCACACAGCTGGTTtctgtgccctgccccagagctggctgcagccgggccaggggctcatgcttctgctggctctgcagggcgGTGGCTTCGCAACCGAGGTCTCCTGGGTCCGGAGCTGGAAGAGGGTCTTGGCTGGCATTGGGGTGACGGTGTCCGGGCTGGAGCGCAACTTGGCCACGAGGAGGCGCCTCCAGCAGCGGCGAGGCCCGGGCGAGAAGCTGCCCCGGCTGGGCGAGAAGGTGGTGACAGGGTGGCCAGTCCCGCAGTTCGTCTCGCTCTTCCTCCCGGAGTTCCCCATCCGGCCCAccctgggccagccgcagctCAAG ATTCTGGGCTTTGTTGCTAAAGGCTCGTTTGGGACAGTCCTGAAGGTGCTGGACTGCGGGCGGGAGAAGGTCTTTGCTATGAAG GTGGTCCCCAAAGTGGAGGTGCTGCGGCGTGACACCCTGAAGCAGTGCAAGGAGGAGGTCAGCATCCAG AGGCAGGTCAGCCACCCATTTGTTCACTGCTTAGGGGACAGCTGGCAGGGACAGCGGCATCTCTTCATTA TGTGCACATACTGCAGCACCGGAGACCTGCACACACTTTGGGCCTCTTCGGGGCGCTTCGCGGAAGCCACCATTCGCCTGTTTGCAGCCGAGCTGGTTCTGGCGCTGA GTTATCTCCATGACCTGGGCATTGTGCACCGAGATGTGAAG aTGGAGAACATACTCCTGGACGAACGCG GGCACCTCAAGCTGACAGACTTTGGCCTTTCCCGCCACCTGCGCCGAGGGGAGCGGGCTTACACCATCTGTGGGACCCTGCAGTACATGG CCCCAGAAGTGCTGAGCGGAGGCCCCTACAGCCATTCTGCTGACTGGTGGTCTCTGGGCATCCTGCTCTTTACCCTCGCTACTGGGAAG TTCCCAGTTCCTCCAGAGCGAGACCACCTGGCCATGCTGGCGAGCGTGAACCGCTGCAGCTACGAGAGCCCAGGCTCCCTGAGCCGGGGGTTGTCCCTCCTGCTCAGCGAG ctcctgtgCCGAAACCCCCTGCGGCGCCTGCGCTACCTCCACCACTTCAAGAGCCACCTTTTCTTTCGGGGCGTGACCTTTGACGCCGAGCTCCTGCAGAAGCACCCGGTGGACGTCGTCGTGGCTGCGCGGCAAGCGGAGGCGGCGGCCCTGGAATCGTCCGTCACCTTTACAGACTTTGActgtgacctcctggcctggctgcGGCAGAGCTGA
- the RSKR gene encoding ribosomal protein S6 kinase-related protein isoform X2 — MGAASSEPEPPPGPLKGGGFATEVSWVRSWKRVLAGIGVTVSGLERNLATRRRLQQRRGPGEKLPRLGEKVVTGWPVPQFVSLFLPEFPIRPTLGQPQLKILGFVAKGSFGTVLKVLDCGREKVFAMKVVPKVEVLRRDTLKQCKEEVSIQRQVSHPFVHCLGDSWQGQRHLFIMCTYCSTGDLHTLWASSGRFAEATIRLFAAELVLALSYLHDLGIVHRDVKMENILLDERGHLKLTDFGLSRHLRRGERAYTICGTLQYMAPEVLSGGPYSHSADWWSLGILLFTLATGKFPVPPERDHLAMLASVNRCSYESPGSLSRGLSLLLSELLCRNPLRRLRYLHHFKSHLFFRGVTFDAELLQKHPVDVVVAARQAEAAALESSVTFTDFDCDLLAWLRQS; from the exons atgggagctgccagcagcgagCCCGAGCCCCCGCCGGGCCCCCTCAAG ggcgGTGGCTTCGCAACCGAGGTCTCCTGGGTCCGGAGCTGGAAGAGGGTCTTGGCTGGCATTGGGGTGACGGTGTCCGGGCTGGAGCGCAACTTGGCCACGAGGAGGCGCCTCCAGCAGCGGCGAGGCCCGGGCGAGAAGCTGCCCCGGCTGGGCGAGAAGGTGGTGACAGGGTGGCCAGTCCCGCAGTTCGTCTCGCTCTTCCTCCCGGAGTTCCCCATCCGGCCCAccctgggccagccgcagctCAAG ATTCTGGGCTTTGTTGCTAAAGGCTCGTTTGGGACAGTCCTGAAGGTGCTGGACTGCGGGCGGGAGAAGGTCTTTGCTATGAAG GTGGTCCCCAAAGTGGAGGTGCTGCGGCGTGACACCCTGAAGCAGTGCAAGGAGGAGGTCAGCATCCAG AGGCAGGTCAGCCACCCATTTGTTCACTGCTTAGGGGACAGCTGGCAGGGACAGCGGCATCTCTTCATTA TGTGCACATACTGCAGCACCGGAGACCTGCACACACTTTGGGCCTCTTCGGGGCGCTTCGCGGAAGCCACCATTCGCCTGTTTGCAGCCGAGCTGGTTCTGGCGCTGA GTTATCTCCATGACCTGGGCATTGTGCACCGAGATGTGAAG aTGGAGAACATACTCCTGGACGAACGCG GGCACCTCAAGCTGACAGACTTTGGCCTTTCCCGCCACCTGCGCCGAGGGGAGCGGGCTTACACCATCTGTGGGACCCTGCAGTACATGG CCCCAGAAGTGCTGAGCGGAGGCCCCTACAGCCATTCTGCTGACTGGTGGTCTCTGGGCATCCTGCTCTTTACCCTCGCTACTGGGAAG TTCCCAGTTCCTCCAGAGCGAGACCACCTGGCCATGCTGGCGAGCGTGAACCGCTGCAGCTACGAGAGCCCAGGCTCCCTGAGCCGGGGGTTGTCCCTCCTGCTCAGCGAG ctcctgtgCCGAAACCCCCTGCGGCGCCTGCGCTACCTCCACCACTTCAAGAGCCACCTTTTCTTTCGGGGCGTGACCTTTGACGCCGAGCTCCTGCAGAAGCACCCGGTGGACGTCGTCGTGGCTGCGCGGCAAGCGGAGGCGGCGGCCCTGGAATCGTCCGTCACCTTTACAGACTTTGActgtgacctcctggcctggctgcGGCAGAGCTGA